The following proteins are encoded in a genomic region of Nocardioides renjunii:
- a CDS encoding polysaccharide biosynthesis C-terminal domain-containing protein: MKILLTGAEGFLGWHLRCRVHATSEHEIVPVGRAEWDRLAELVAGADAVIHVAGVNRASDDELVSLNVGLAQHLAAALATTSGVAVVFANSIQVGNGTAYAEGKAGAADVLRGVATRTGGRFVDVRLPNLFGEHGRPGYNSFVATFVDRVISNDRPDIADRPIELLHAQGAAQALLDALEPTSPETVQPSAHPTSVQQVWDLLERFHATYVPSADVPAMADDFERDLFNTYRAALFPDHYPLALTPRSDARGRLVETVRSHGQGGQTFVSTTVPGVTRGIHYHLHKIERFVVLDGEAVIRLRRMFHDEVVELPVSGKEPVVVDMPTMWSHDITNVGEGVLTTLFWTDSLFHPDAPDTIHEPVVPSAPQENP, encoded by the coding sequence GTGAAGATCCTGCTGACCGGTGCCGAGGGGTTCCTGGGGTGGCACCTGCGTTGCCGCGTGCACGCCACCTCCGAGCACGAGATCGTGCCGGTGGGGCGTGCGGAGTGGGACCGACTGGCTGAGCTGGTGGCCGGCGCGGACGCCGTCATCCACGTCGCGGGCGTCAACCGCGCCTCCGACGACGAGCTCGTCAGTCTCAACGTCGGGCTCGCGCAGCACCTGGCCGCCGCGCTCGCTACCACCAGCGGTGTCGCGGTCGTGTTCGCCAACTCGATCCAGGTCGGCAACGGCACTGCGTACGCCGAGGGCAAGGCAGGCGCGGCCGACGTGCTGCGAGGTGTCGCCACCCGCACCGGTGGTCGTTTCGTCGACGTCCGGCTCCCGAACCTCTTCGGCGAGCACGGGCGACCGGGCTACAACTCCTTCGTCGCCACCTTCGTCGACCGCGTGATCTCCAACGACCGCCCGGACATCGCCGACCGCCCCATCGAGCTGCTCCACGCCCAGGGCGCCGCGCAGGCCCTGCTCGACGCGCTGGAGCCGACGTCGCCGGAGACCGTGCAGCCGTCGGCGCACCCGACCTCGGTGCAGCAGGTGTGGGACCTGCTCGAGCGGTTCCACGCGACGTACGTCCCGAGCGCCGACGTGCCGGCGATGGCCGACGACTTCGAGCGCGATCTCTTCAACACCTACCGCGCGGCTCTCTTCCCGGACCACTACCCCCTCGCTCTGACGCCGCGGAGCGACGCACGGGGTCGGCTGGTGGAGACGGTGCGGTCGCACGGGCAGGGCGGCCAGACCTTCGTCTCCACGACGGTCCCCGGTGTGACCCGAGGGATCCACTACCACCTCCACAAGATCGAGCGGTTCGTCGTGCTCGACGGCGAGGCGGTCATCCGGCTGCGGCGCATGTTCCACGACGAGGTCGTCGAGCTGCCCGTGTCCGGCAAGGAGCCGGTCGTCGTCGACATGCCGACGATGTGGTCGCACGACATCACCAACGTCGGTGAGGGCGTGCTCACCACGCTGTTCTGGACCGACTCCCTCTTTCACCCCGACGCGCCCGACACCATCCACGAGCCCGTCGTCCCCTCGGCCCCGCAGGAGAACCCATGA